The genomic region GCCGGGACAAGGACGGGAAGGTGAGGCCGGCACCGGCCCCTTCCCACCGCCGTTCCCCTCCCACCGccattcccttcccattgccattcccttcccattgccattcccttcccatcacCATCCTCTTCCTGAGGCTGTCCCCACCATTATCCCTATCgtcattcccatcccatcctcctcCCCCTTCTATATCCACCCTATTGCCTTCCCATCCCTGTAACAGTTCCCTTCCCATTGCCATTCCCTTCTCATCCCTCTCCCCATTGCCAAcccttcccatccctatcccagaTGAAGAAGCTGCTCATGGAGACGGAGAAGCTCTCGGCCGAGGTGCTGGGGCTCCGCAGCCAGAGCGCCCGGCTCCAGCTCCAACTAGAGGTGGGTACCAGCACCCACGGTCCCCTCGGtcccagcatcccagccccacatcctcctcttcctcctcctccttcccaggTCCAGCAGAAGAACCACAGGGACATCGTGGCCATCTATAGGACCCATCTGCTCAACGCTGCCCAGGTGGGATCCCGTATCCCTGGCCCCAGGGGAGCAATTCCAGCTGGAATGTTGGGCATTATGGAGCTCAGCACCCACTTGGGGTCCCCGTTCCTCCCGCAGGGATTCATGGATGAGGGGGTGCACGCCATGCTGCTGCGCATCCTGCGCACCCAGGGCTGAGGGGCAGGATCGGCCCCATGGCTTCCACTGAGGCATTAAATGGGCCAAGCTGCCTGGTCCCATCCCGTGTTCCCTGTCCCTGGCTGCAGCGTGAGGGTCCTGGGAGCAAAGGTCCTGCTCCATGGGGGTACCCGGTGTGGGTTTGGGAgccaggcagggatgggcatGAATAGGACTGATCCCATAGAGTGCCATATAGCACCAAgtccccatagagccccaaagAGCCTCAtacagagccccatagagcttCATACAGAGCCCCACAGAGTGAATGTCCCCATATAGATCCATATAGCTACATATagccccacacagccccatATATCTCCATACAGCCTCGTATAGCCTCACACAGCTCCATACAACTCCATACAGCCCCAGATAGCCCCATATAACAGTAGTCCCCATACAGCCCCACACAGTCCCATATAGCCCcagccccatacagccccattcAGCCCCATACAGGTCCATACAGCTCATGCAGCCTCATACAGCTCATTcagccccatacagccccatacagccccatacagccccatacagccccatacAGCTCATACAGCCTCATAGAGCTCATACACCCCCACACAGGCCCATACAGCCCCATTCAGCTCCATACAGCTCATAcagccccatacagccccattcAGCTCCATACAGATCATACAGCCGCATACAGccccacacagctcattcagcTCCATACAGCCCCATAAAGCCCTATACAGCTCATAcagccccatacagccccatacAGCTCATACAGCCCCATATAGTTCATAcagccccatacagccccattcAGCCCCATACAGCTCCATACagctcatagagccccatacagccccatacAGCTCCATACAGCTCATACAGCCCCATATAGTTCATAcagccccatacagccccattcAGCCCCATACAGCTCATGcagccccatacagccccatacAGCTCCATACagctcatagagccccatacagccccatacagctcatagagccccatacagccccatacAACCCCATTCAGCCCCATAGGAGTCTACAGCCCCCCACCAATTCCATCCCGGGGGCGGGGCGAGTGGGCGTGGCGAGCGGCAGAGGGGCGGGGCCAAAAGGGGAAATGGGCGGGACCATGAGGGAAGTAGGCGTGGTCTGTCCGCGCATGCTCAGTGCTGCGCGGCGATGCTCCGTGtcccaagatggcggcggcggaGATAAAGGTGCTGTGGGAGGTGGCAGGAACCTATAGCGGGGCTGGGGTTGGCTATGGGACCCATAGCGGGTGTTGTGTGGGGCTATGGGACCCATAGCGGGTgttgtgtggggctgtggggccaATACCGGGTGTTGTGTGGGGCTATGGGACCCATAGCGGGTgttgtgtggggctgtggggccaATACCGGGTgttgtgtggggctgtgggacCCATAGCGGGTgttgtgtggggctgtggggccaATACCGGGTgttgtgtggggctgtgggacCCATAGCGGGTGTTGTGTGGGGCTATGGACCCATAGCGGGTgttgtgtggggctgtgggacCCATAGCGGGTgttgtgtggggctgtgggacCCATAGCGGGTGTTGTGTGGGGCTATAGGACCCGTAGCGGGTGTTGTGTGGGGCTACGGGACCCATAGCGGGTgttgtgtggggctgtgggacCCATAGCGGGTGTTGTGTGGGGCTATGGGACCCATAGCGGGTgttgtgtggggctgtgggacCCATAGCGGGTGTTGTGTGGGGCTATGGGACCTATAGCGGGTGTTGTGTGGGGCTATGGGACCCATAGCGGGTGTTGTGTGGGGCTATGGACCCATAGCGGGTGTTGTGTGGGGCTATAGGACCCGTAGCGGGTgttgtgtggggctgtgggacCCGTAGCGGGTgttgtgtggggctgtgggacCCGTAGCGGGTGTTGTGTGGGGCTATGGGACCTATAGCGGGTgttgtgtggggctgtgggacCCATAGCGGGTGTTGTGTGGGGCTACGGGACCCATAGCGGGTgttgtgtggggctgtgggacCCGTAGCGGGTGTTGTGTGGGGCTATGGACCCATAGCGGGTgttgtgtggggctgtgggacCCATAGCGGGTgttgtgtggggctgtgggacCCATAGCGGGTGTTGTGTGGGGCTATGGGACCCATGGTGAGtgctctgtggggctgtgggggggctctggggggctcagccccatagagcaGAGGGGAGTGTGGGTCAGGCTCTCATCCCTCTCTTCTTGTTCCCTTAGGAATGGGACCGTGTCCCCTccattgccctcctctggaacATGGAATTCCCACCCTGGTAATCCCAAAGCTGCTTTGTCTCCCTGGAATGAGGTTTGGGATGGACACAGCCCCACTGTGTCCCCAGTGGCCATAAAGGGGATATAGAGGCCCCATAGGAATCCCATGTGGAATCCTATGGAGCTCCGGTAACACTTCCATTGTTCCCTTGCAGTGCATGGTGCTGAGCTCCGGGAATTCCAGCCTGGAATGACACAGGAGCCCCCATGAAGATCAAGGAGCTCTACAGGAGGAGGTTCCCCCGcaagcccccagccccatcccacctccccaTGCTCCACACCGCAGAGGGGCAGCTTCCCTATGGACACAGCTCCGGCCCCATGGCATTCCCGGCTCCGAGGCCTGGAGCCAAGCAGGAGGGGGATACGGAGCACGGGACCCCCCCTGTGCACCCCCTGCACCCCGATGTCACCATGAAGAGGTTGCCCTTCTACCATGTGTATGATGAGCTGATCAAACCAACCACCTTGGGTATGTTATGGGGTGGCCTGGGGAGCGGTGGGATCATGGGAtcatgggatggggttgggatggaggTGTCCAGGGACACTAGGGCAGGTGGCTcctgcctggccttgaacacctgccagggatgggacatccaaACCTGCTTCATTCCGATCCCAGTGGCTGTGGAATGCCAGGAATCTGGAATATGGGCAAGGCAAACTGGGAGTAGGGATGGGGGAGGACAGcaagggggggatggggatgaacCCCCTGCTCCCTTATGGGTGTAAGATGGGAGCTGGTTCTGGATGGGAACAGCAAGCCTGGGGATGGTCAGAATCCCATGGAATTCCTGCTGTGGTCAGGAATTCCATTCAGTGCTTGGGaagcaaaccccccccccccccttgctggGAATCTGTGCTTGGAGATGCTCTTTGGAGTCACCTTTGTGTCCAAGCCCCCAGGTCTTGGGTTTTCCTGCTGGAgatagggatagggatggaATATCCACTTGGATAACCGTGGCTCCCAGTTCATCCTGGCCATGGACTGGGCCCTGCTTTGGTGTCCCTATGGATTTGAGGTCAATTCCCATCTGTTTtccagcctccagcagcagccagcgcTTCGAGGAGGCTCATTTCACCTTCGCCCTCACCCCCCAGCAGGTCCAGCAGATCCTCACATCCCGGTGAGTGAAATCTGGGAATGCCATAATGGGCTCCAAGGattccagctcctccaggcaggATCTGCAGCAaggatgctggtggtggcatcccaaaggctgcagcaggaaggggtttgggggatttctctccttttcccatcACTTTTGCAGCTGTTTGATGAGGTTTGCTTGGGAATTCTGCCTGTGGGTCCATGTGGATTTACCCTTTAGCTGCACTGGGTTTATTCATCACCCAAGTGGTGGCATCATGGAATAATCCCCATGGAATTTGGGgtcaaagggaccttaaaactcatctaaAACCACCTTCCCGGAgctcaggttgctccaagcccattCCAGGCtttgggatggagcagccacaatGGGACTCAATGTCCTGCTATGGGGTTTTGCTGCCCCACTGAAGCCCTTCTCTTCTCTTGCAGAGATCTCCTTCCGGGTGCCAAGTGTGACTACACCATCCAGGTGCAGTTGAGGTGAGGGAATGCCATCCTTTGGGATGCATCCCATCAGCATGGGGATGGTTCCATGGTTCCCAAGGCTCAGGATGTGCCTCTTGCCATGCTCTgggtggcagggatggagggttTTCCAAGAGGAAGCTTCCCAAGGAAGCAAACCTCCAtgtgggatgtgatgggaaccatcccttccttcctgctctgtgtgttcCCATGTTCCCAAGCACTCCCAGGTGCCTGTGGCTCCGggtcctgctccagcactgggcTATGGTGGGATTTAGGGATCAGACACATTGGACAGGAACCCAGAGCcttgggatggagcaggatTAGGACTTGCAGGGGATGCCAACACAGCAGAGAAGCCCTTGAAGTCATTGGTGGTGGAATAGGGTTTGAAGTACATATGGGGCTGCTCACTTCCCATTTCCAGCCCTGGATCCATTCTGCTTGGGGGAAAAGGGATTTGTGCTCAGCAAAGGGAAGTTTGGGAATGTCACCTCTCACTGAGCTCTTCCTCCTTTAGGTTCTGCTTGTGTGAAACCAGCTGCCCCCAGGAAGATCACTTCCCTCCTAACTTATTTGTCAAGGTCAATGGCAAACTCTGCCCCCTGCCCGTGAGTACATCTTCCTGCTGGATCTTCCCTTGGGAAAAGCTGGGATCCATGGAATGGCACCTTCAGTGCATGGAGATGGCTCCAGGAGACCtgagaggggcttgggatgagggatggagaggtgggacaaggggaatggcttgaacctggcCTGTGCTGGGGTTGGTCTCACACTGGGATTCCTTCCTCATGCTATGGGCATTAAATGGACCATTTATCCCTCATTCCTTAAGCAGTCAGAGGATCCTgaaatggtttaggttggaaagggccttaagatcatccataatgggcagggatgctttaCACTAatccaggttgctccaagccccatccaaccttgggatggggcagccacagcttctccaagCACCCTCTGggctccagggatggagcatccacaatCCTAACATCCCATTAGGAATGAATAACAAGGCCTATGAATACTTTGGGATCTGTAGAGCAATTCCCAGAGCTCTAAAGCATGACTTGCAATACATcctgagggatgggatgggggctGGAGACCCCATAGGTGGCTTTATGGCCTCATTGGGTGCAgctctggtgccctcaacacaaggaggatgtggagctgttggagtgagcccagaggaggccacagggatgagcagggactggagcagcttccagggaGCCagactgggaacactggggctggagaagggaagcCTCATGGAGCAACCTGCCCATTGGAAcgggatgatcttaagctccttcccatcccatcctgggGTGTTGGAGGTGCCCATTGGTGTCCTTGGCACCATGGGGAGGGTTCACTCGATGCCTCTGCCCCATAGGGTTACCTGCCCCCCAACAAGAGTGGTGCTGAACCCAAGCGGCCCAACCGGCCAGTGAACATCACCCCCCTGGCAAGGCTCTCGGCCACCGTCCCCAACAGCCTCGTGGTCAACTGGTCCTCGGAGCTGGGCCGGGTGAGTGGCCATGAGCCATAGGGATGGGCatgatccatagggatgggctgtgatccatagggatgggctgtgatccatagggatgggccCTGATCCATAGGGACGGGCAgtgatccatagggatgggctgtgatccatagggatgggccgtgatccatagggatgggcatgatccatagggatgggcatgatccatagggatgggctGTGATCCATAGGGACGGGCAgtgatccatagggatgggctgtgatccatagggatgggcagtgatccatagggatgggcagtgatccatagggatgggctgtgatccatagggatgggccgtgatccatagggatgggctgtgatccatagggatgggccgtgatccatagggatgggcatgatccatagggatgggctgtgatccatagggatgggccgtgatccatagggatgggcatgatccatagggatgggctGTGATCCATAGGGACGGGCAGTGATCCATAGGGACGGGCAGTGATCCATAGGGACGGGCTGTGATCCATAGGGATGTGCCGGCATCCTGAGCAGGGCTGTCTCCAACAGAGCTACTCGCTGTCCGTGTACCTGGTGAAGCAGCTGACggctgtgatgctgctgcagaagctCCGGGCCAAGGGCATCCGGAACCCAGATCATTCCCGAGCCCTCAGTAAGTCCCCATTGGGTTTTCCCAGCTTGACAGCCTGGCTTGGGAGTTGTGCCCACGTGGGTGTTACACTGGGTTCACTCACCCCACTAACACATGCTGGTATCCTGGCATCCCCATGGAattcgggttggaagggaccttaaagctaaTCCAAAGccaccttcccctagagcaggttgctccaagccccatccaaccttaTGGCCTTGGGCTGGGGCATGCACAGCTCCCATGGCCACGCAGGTGATgcaggatgctccagcccctgtgTATGTGATGCTGCGTGTCCCAGGTGATGACAGGAGacccttctctcccctcttgTTGCAGTCAAGGAAAAGCTAACTGCTGACCCCGACAGTGAGATAGCCACAACCAGCTTACGTGTGTCCCTGCTGTGTCCAGTAGGTCTCTACCTTTATGTTCCTCTTCTCTTGGCCTCTGCAAAGAGCTTTCTGCTTTGAGCTTAAGCACTGTGtaggtgctgctgcagccctgctttggTAGCACAGGAGCCAGCTTTGAGGCCCAGGGCAAGCAAACCTGCTGCTCTTTCACACAGCCTCCTGGGGAGCCTCTCTCTGCCTTCCCCTTCACTCTTAGCATGTGCAATGAGCTTCCAAAGGCACCTGTTCCTCAGGGAAAGCTTTTCTCTCCCCTATTAACTCCTTGGACACTGATCTTAGGTCAATTGGGCAGGGGCAAGATGGGAATTGGCCCTGGTAAGAGGCTGGATAACCCCCCTGAGCTCCTGTCTCTTGTCCTCAGCTGGGGAAGATGAGGCTGAGGGTGCCCTGCAGAGCCACCACctgcagccacctgcagtgCTTCGATGCAGCCCTATACCTGCAGATGAATGAGAAGAAGCCCACCTGGACCTGTCCTGTGTGTGACCAGAAAGCCCCATACGACGACCTGATCATCGATGGGTGAGCTTGAGGGCTCCTTCTGCAGGGTCAGTGGGAGGAATAATGTGGGATGTGAGTCCATTCCCTAAACTGATCCCATCTGGAGAGGTTTGTCCCAAAGAACAAGAAGCTTTTGTCACAATCATTGTACATCCTAAAGTTAACCTGCAGGTGATGCTGGCCTGGGGGGTTAACTCCCTGTACCCCTTGAGCTCCTGAGCTCCATCAGTTCTACtccagaatcatggaatcctgGAATGATCTGGGTGGGAAGTGACATTAAAGCTCATGGAAACcatgggacaccttccactagagccttatccagcccagccttgagcactggcagggatggggcaggttaaagccattccttgTCTCATCCCTGCAGGATTCCATGGGGTGTTTGTGCTCTCTCCTGACAGGTTGTTCATGGAAATCCTCAACTCCTGCACAGACTGTGATGAGATCCAGTTCATGGAGGACGGCTCCTGGTGCCCCATGAAGCTGGAGAAGCAGGAGATGGGCCAGACCTCCGTGCTGAGTGCCATTGAGGGTATGGGGACTCTTTCCTCACCAGTCCCTTGGCTGGGATGCCAAACACAATCCCAACCCTTGGAGCATCCCCCAGTCCGGGTGGGAGGGAGATAAAGTATGGGATTGAActgaaggcagcaggagcacGAGCggctctgtgctgggagcagcaggaaaggcaCCGGCTCCTGTTGGGACTGGGGGCTCCAGGTCTGACCCCGGCTCTTCCCTTGCAGCCACTCCCGCTGTGGTCCCCAGGCCCCAGGCAGACGTCATTGACCTGACCAGGGACTCGTCcgatgaggatgaggaggcaCCGGAGGAGGCACCGGCAGCCAAGAGGCAGCGGCcgctgagcagcagcaccggACACAAGGGGTGAGTGGGGACGGCCCTGGATGCACCTCTGTCATGCTCATTCCCTGCTCATACCCTGTTCATTCCCTGCTCACTCCTTGCTCACCTCCTGCTCGTTCCCTGTTCATTCCCTGTTCACCTCCTGCTCATTCCCTGTTCACCTCCTGCTCATACCCTGCtcattccctgctccctccctgctcacCTCCTGCTCATTCCCTGCTCACCTCCTGCTCATTCCCTGCTCACCTCCTGCTCATTCCCTGCTCACTCCTTGATCACCTCCTGCtcattccctgctccctccctgctcacCCCCTGCTCACTCCCCTCCCCACCTGCAGCTCTCAGGACTCACTCCCTATGGGCTGTGGCACCACAggggcagctcctgcatcctcccAGTCTGCTCCCAGTGATGCTCATTGTGTCCCTGCTGTGTTccagggtgctgagcatccaGCCCCGGCCATCCTCTGTGCTCCGGAGCGCTCCCATGGCATCCCTGGGCAGGGACTACAGCTCCAGCCTCCCCGTTCCCGACTTCCACCCTTCCTACTCGGAGCTGGCAGGTAACAACAGACCCCTCTGGCTGCAGGTACCatcccctcgggcaggttaaagccattcccccttgtcccatcccttaTCCAAAGCCCTTCCAGCTTTTGGGAGCTGTCAGGATGGTAGGATCCCATTGAGAAGGGGCTGGACCCATTAGAATTGCCTCCCCCCTTCCCACTGGAAGTTTATTCCCCTGTTTTCCTGTTCTAGGTCTGgagttgttttccttccttccaagTGAAAATCAGGTATATTTGGGTGGTGGCTTTGGGAAGCTCTGGGATGGGGTTTTATGGGTACCAAGAGCTGAGGTATTCCCGTTCCTTGCAGCATTACAGCCCTTCAGTCATCAcctccctgcaggagcaggatgccCTCAGGCATCTCTTCCCATATGGAAGCACTTCCAGGCCTTTCCTTGGTGTCACCCCCATGTCCATGGCCGGATCCCATCAAACCAGTAGCATCGTGGCCACGAGCACACtccagagcagccccacagcacagccgGGATGCAGATCGGACATCATTGCCCTGGATTGAGCAGCATTCCTGCTGGGAATAGATGGGATGCGAGGCCAAGGCCTGGCCTTAGGGATTGGCTTCTCCAGGTGGGACCTGACCACTGCTGGTGAACACTGTATCCACTGGGATTGGGATGCTCGGATGGGAAGTGCCTCTTCCCAAGGGTTAAAGCAAACCCCCTGACTTTGGAAGCAGCATCATCAGCCTGGTTCTATCCCATGTGATTTCTCTATAGAGCTCCAAGAATTCCAGCTGGGAAGAAACCCTCCTTTTTAAGGGAAGCAGCCTatgggaaaggctgggatgaAGCCGGAGCCTGATCCCTCCAGTGCTATTCCCATGGATTCTTAGAAAGCCAAACCTGccttttttccactctttttgTACCTCCTTTTTTACCTCCTTCCAGCTTGGAGCTGGTCAGGGAACACACACAGGATCTATAATTACAGCTGCATGGATAGTTCCCAagttttcccctgttttcccTATGGACACAGGGATAACTGAGGGTGATGTTGCCCAGGTTATCTATGGACTGGATTTGGGTTGTGGCTCCTGGAATTCCAAGTGGTGTGTTTTTGGGATGGGTGAGCAGGATTCCACTGGGATGAGGCCTTGTGGCCCAGGTGCTGTGGGTGCTTCCATGCAATAAAGGTATGAAATCCATtgggagctggtgctgtgcagcaAGAGCCCAACTGGCATGGTGGGAAAGGTTGGGAATGTCAGGATGTGGCTCCTGGATACCTGTGAGTGGGGATGGATGGAGTGGATGGATGAAGTGGGTGGATGGAGTGGATgggtgggggaaggaaggaaggaaggaaagggaaggaaggaaggaaggaaagggaaggaaggaaggaaaggaaggaaggaaaagaaggaaggaaggaccaGATCTGAGCACAGCACTACACGGACACAAGGAGTACTTCCTGGGTTCTGTGCCTTTATTGTCCCCTCAGGGCCTCCTCACAGTGCTCTCAATGAATGACTCCAGCACAAAGATGGTCTCATCCACTTGCATCTCACTGGCATCCAgcctggggacatggggacatgaTGCGATATgggggatgcagagggacacagggggatgcagagggacaaggggggatgcagagggacacaggggggatgcagagggacacggggggatgcagagggacacggggggatgcagagggacaCGGGGATGCAGAGGGACAAGGGGGGATGCAGAGGGCACggggggatgcagagggacacaggggggatgcagagggacacggggggatgcagagggacaaggggggatgcagagggacacggggggatgcagagggacaaggggggatgcagagggacatgggggggatgcagagggacatgggggggatgcagagggacatgggggggatgctgagggacacaggggggatgcagagggacacaggggggatgcagagggacaaggggggatgcagagggacatgggggggatgcagagggacatgggggggatgctgagggacacgggggatgcagagggacacggggggatgcagggacacggggggatgcagagggacacggggatgcagagggacacggggggatgcagagggacacggggggatgcagagggacaaggggggatgcagagggacacggggggatgcagggacacagggggatgcagagggacacacggggggatgcagagggacacggggatgcagagggacacggggggatgctgagggacacggggggatgctgagggatgCAGAGTGTCACAGGGGACACGGGGACCTCCCATCCCACCGCTCACTTGTTGACATTGCGCTTGAGCGTGTCGAGCTGCTGGCGCTCGGGGCCTGTGATCATCTCCTCGATGTCCTGCAGCTGAGTGTCCCCTGCACCCGTGGCCTGCAGCGAGGCCAGGATGGCTTCCACCCGCTGAGACTTCTCCAGCAGCCGCCTaagggggacatggggacagggTCAGGGTGGCTTTGGGGGACCCTGCACCCGGACATGGGGCAGCTTTGGGGGACCCTGCACTGGgacatggggacagggacacagTGGCTTTGGGGGACCCTGCACCcggacacagggatgggatggctTTGGGGGACCCTGCACCcggacacagggatgggatggctTTGGGGGACCCTGCACCcggacacagggatgggatggctTTGGGGGACCCTGCACCcggacacagggatgggatggctTTGGGGGACCCTGCACTGGGACAGGGACACGGTGGCTTTGGGGGACCCTGCaccaggacacagggatggggatgtggtggcTTTGGGGGACCCTGCACTGGGACATGGGGACAGGGACGTGGTGGCTTTGGGGGACCCTGCACCcagacacagggatggggatgcagtggCTTTGGGGGACCCTGcacccacagggatggggatgcagtggCTTTGGGGGACCCTGcacccacagggatggggatgcagtggCTTTGGGGGACCTGCACCAGGACACGAGACAGGGACACAGTGGCTTTGGGGACTTACTTGTTCTCCCTGCTCTCATACTGGCGGCGCTCCATGAGGTTGGCCACGCTCTGGGAAGGGGGAATGGGAACAGATGAGCCTCTGGGGTGGTGGAGGAGAACCCCATGTGTTGGTGCTGGTGGAGAACCCCATGTAGTGGTGCTGGTGGAGAAGCCCGTGTGTTGGTGCTGGTGGAGAACCCCATGTAGTGGTGCTGGTGGAGAACCCCATGTAGTGGTGCTGGTGAAGAACCCCatgtggtggtgctggtggagaACCCCATGTGTTGGTGCTGGTGGAGAACCCCATGTAGTGGTGCTGGTGGAGAACCCCATGTAGTGGTGCTGGTGGAGAACCCCatgtggtggtgctggtggagaACCCCACAGATGGTGGTGACAGAAGAGAACCCCagtgtgtggtggtggtgaagcAGAGGTGTTTGGGTCCATACCTTGTAGCAGCGGTGCAACAGCATGCGTGCTGCAGCAGGCACGTTCACGGTGTACAGGTAGAAGGTGCGGGAGGGAGCGTGGTCAGGAGTTTTGGGAATCTCCTACAAAGAGAATGAGGAAGGGCTCCATGGGCCTGTGTCCGTCACAACCCAATGGCTGCACTGTGAGGAGCATGGATTGTGGTGATGGGAAAGAACCATGGATTGTGGTGGTGATGGAGAAGGACCATGGATTGTGGTGATGGGAAAGAACCATGGATTGTGGTGGGGTAGGAGAAGAACCATGGATTgtggtggggatggagccagggATGTCCCTGGAGCCTCCATTGgcctccatcccctcccccctcacctGCAGGGCCACCAGGTTCTCTGAGAGCATCCTGTAGAGCATGTCCTTGGCTTCCTTCGCCGGGATCATGGCAAAGTCCTCCACTTGCTTCTGCTCCAGGTGCTTCTTGCGCAGGAGCAGCCGGAAGATGCGGGCACAGCGGGAGCCGAACCTGAGCCAAGAGGGAAGCACTTGAGGAGGGGGGAGAGTGGGGCAGGAATGAGCCCATGGAGGTGGGCACCTCACCTCTCCTCCACGATG from Melopsittacus undulatus isolate bMelUnd1 chromosome 20, bMelUnd1.mat.Z, whole genome shotgun sequence harbors:
- the PIAS3 gene encoding E3 SUMO-protein ligase PIAS3, whose amino-acid sequence is MKIKELYRRRFPRKPPAPSHLPMLHTAEGQLPYGHSSGPMAFPAPRPGAKQEGDTEHGTPPVHPLHPDVTMKRLPFYHVYDELIKPTTLASSSSQRFEEAHFTFALTPQQVQQILTSRDLLPGAKCDYTIQVQLRFCLCETSCPQEDHFPPNLFVKVNGKLCPLPGYLPPNKSGAEPKRPNRPVNITPLARLSATVPNSLVVNWSSELGRSYSLSVYLVKQLTAVMLLQKLRAKGIRNPDHSRALIKEKLTADPDSEIATTSLRVSLLCPLGKMRLRVPCRATTCSHLQCFDAALYLQMNEKKPTWTCPVCDQKAPYDDLIIDGLFMEILNSCTDCDEIQFMEDGSWCPMKLEKQEMGQTSVLSAIEATPAVVPRPQADVIDLTRDSSDEDEEAPEEAPAAKRQRPLSSSTGHKGVLSIQPRPSSVLRSAPMASLGRDYSSSLPVPDFHPSYSELAGLELFSFLPSENQHYSPSVITSLQEQDALRHLFPYGSTSRPFLGVTPMSMAGSHQTSSIVATSTLQSSPTAQPGCRSDIIALD